The Pyxidicoccus sp. MSG2 DNA segment GAGCCAGGTGGACCACCGGCTGCTGGGGCTGCCGGGCGCGAAGCTGGAGTCGCTGCGCGAGGTGCTCTCCCACCCGCAGGCGCTGGCCCAGTGCGCGACGTTCCTGCGCGCGAAGGTGCCCTGGGCGCGGGCGGTGCCGGACGCGGACACGGGCGGCGCGGCGCAGAAGGTGCGCGAGCGCAATGACCCGACGGTGGCGGCCATCGCCAGCGAGACGGCGGCACAGCGCTTCGGGCTGGAGGTGCTCGCCCGAGACCTGCAGCCCGGGTCGGACTACACGCGCTTCGTGGAGGTGGGCCGCGAGGCCACGCCGCTGGCGCCGGGCGTGCCGTGCAAGACGTCGCTGCTGATGGTGCTGGAGCACAAGCCGGGGACGCTGGGGGAGATGCTGCAGCGGCTCACCCTGCGCGGCGTCAACGTGAGCAAGCTGGAGTCGCGCCCCATTCCGGGCCAGCCGTGGCAGTACCGCTTCTACCTGGACGTGGAGGGCCACGCGGCCTCGGCGCCGCTGATGGCGGCCCTGGACGACATCCGCCCGCTGACCTCGTCCCTGCGCGTGCTGGGCACGTACCCGCGCGCGGAGGGCCCCCATGGCTGAGCCGAAACGCCGCATCGCCTTCCAGGGAGAGCACGGCGCCTACGGCGAGGAAGCCGTGCGCGCGCTGCACGGCCCGCAGGTGGAGTCCGTCCCCGTCCTCACCTTCCGCGCCGTCTTCGAGTCCGTGGCGGAAGGACGCGTGCAGGGCGGCGTGGTGCCGGTGGAGAGCAGCCTCGGCGGCCCCGTCGCGGAGAACGTGGACCTGCTGCTGGAGCACGACCTGCAGATTACGGGCGAGCTGTCGCTGCGCATCCGCCACTGCCTGCTCGCGCCGCCGGGGCGGACGCTGGACGGAATCGAGCGGGTGCTGTCGCATCCGCAGGCGCTGGCGCAGTGCGCGGGCTACCTGCGCAGGCGCGGCATCCTCCCGCTGCCGGAGACGAACACCGCCATCGCCGCGCGCCGGGTGGCCGAGGAGGCCCCGCCCCGCACGGCGGCCATCGCCAGCCGGATGGCGGCGGAGCTGTACGGGCTGGCGGTGCTGGACGTGGGCGTGGAGGACTCGCCGGACAACCACACGCGCTTCGTCACCCTGGGCCCGGCGCCCGAGCGCACGTGGACGCGGCGGAAGACGGCGCTGGCCTTCACGGTGGAGAACACGGCCGGCGCACTGTACCGGGTGCTGAGCGCCTTCTCCTCGCGCGGGCTCAACGTGGCGCGGCTGGAGTCCCGGCCGCAGCGCCGCGCATGGGAATACGTCTGGTGCATGGACGTGGACGGCGCGCTGGAGGAACCGCGGGTGCGCGAGGCGG contains these protein-coding regions:
- the pheA gene encoding prephenate dehydratase, coding for MAEPKRRIAFQGEHGAYGEEAVRALHGPQVESVPVLTFRAVFESVAEGRVQGGVVPVESSLGGPVAENVDLLLEHDLQITGELSLRIRHCLLAPPGRTLDGIERVLSHPQALAQCAGYLRRRGILPLPETNTAIAARRVAEEAPPRTAAIASRMAAELYGLAVLDVGVEDSPDNHTRFVTLGPAPERTWTRRKTALAFTVENTAGALYRVLSAFSSRGLNVARLESRPQRRAWEYVWCMDVDGALEEPRVREAVEAAQGACITLRVLGSYGVA
- a CDS encoding bifunctional chorismate mutase/prephenate dehydratase, with amino-acid sequence MTIPDLEAVRVAIENIDEEILDALRRRMDLADDVARTKLAAAAPFRDQRREDLLLRRIRTRAAEHGLDPHEVERIWRLFIDMSVARQQALVTRLDTTPLRVGYPGVEGSYSHLAARERYAKRPGGVLLTGFDASREVMEALRRGEQDLVLLPIENTTAGSMNETYDLLAEGGVVITAELVSQVDHRLLGLPGAKLESLREVLSHPQALAQCATFLRAKVPWARAVPDADTGGAAQKVRERNDPTVAAIASETAAQRFGLEVLARDLQPGSDYTRFVEVGREATPLAPGVPCKTSLLMVLEHKPGTLGEMLQRLTLRGVNVSKLESRPIPGQPWQYRFYLDVEGHAASAPLMAALDDIRPLTSSLRVLGTYPRAEGPHG